A single Actinomycetota bacterium DNA region contains:
- a CDS encoding NADH-quinone oxidoreductase subunit J: MDLLVLAQDVGQDVVEVAGQDRMAETILFWVLAVIGMGSGIGMVVMRNIVHGALLLVLNFLAIAGLFLVLQSGFLSIVQVIVYAGAIMVLFLFVIMLLGVDRDDALIDTTRLHRVGAVLVGLAVVGALVFSLVGTFTSAGSRCGDQVDTEVLDQRTDAIRCEGLDRALAEQDGSVAVLANRLFGRYTFPFEASALLLTVATIGAIVLGRRHDDPEDLMGDGVIDPPLPDRETESASAVDDEPGVD, translated from the coding sequence ATGGATCTGCTCGTACTCGCTCAGGACGTCGGCCAGGACGTCGTCGAGGTCGCGGGGCAGGACCGGATGGCCGAGACCATCCTGTTCTGGGTCCTCGCAGTCATCGGTATGGGCTCCGGCATCGGCATGGTCGTCATGCGCAACATCGTCCACGGTGCGCTGCTGCTGGTCCTGAACTTCCTCGCGATCGCGGGTCTGTTCCTCGTGCTCCAGTCCGGCTTCCTATCGATCGTGCAGGTGATCGTCTACGCCGGGGCGATCATGGTCCTGTTCCTGTTCGTGATCATGCTCCTCGGTGTCGACCGTGACGATGCGCTCATCGACACCACGCGCCTGCACCGGGTCGGGGCCGTCTTGGTCGGCCTCGCGGTCGTCGGGGCGCTCGTGTTCAGCCTGGTGGGCACATTCACGTCGGCGGGCTCCCGGTGTGGCGACCAGGTGGACACCGAGGTGCTGGATCAGCGCACCGACGCCATCCGGTGCGAGGGACTCGACCGCGCGTTGGCCGAGCAGGACGGCAGCGTGGCCGTCCTCGCGAACCGCCTGTTCGGCCGTTACACCTTCCCCTTCGAGGCGTCCGCTCTGCTGCTGACGGTCGCGACGATCGGGGCGATCGTCCTCGGCCGCCGCCACGATGACCCCGAGGACCTGATGGGGGACGGTGTGATCGATCCTCCGCTCCCCGATCGCGAGACCGAGTCCGCCTCGGCGGTCGACGACGAGCCGGGGGTCGACTGA
- the nuoK gene encoding NADH-quinone oxidoreductase subunit NuoK has translation MPIGYYYAIAAIMFCTGLVGVLLRRNAIVLFMCVELMLNSVNLTLAAAARQWGSADGQVFVFFVIVVAAAEVVVGLGLIVNIFFRRGTLDVDAPRLLRG, from the coding sequence ATGCCCATCGGCTACTACTACGCGATCGCCGCGATCATGTTCTGCACGGGGCTGGTCGGGGTCCTCCTGCGGCGCAACGCCATCGTGCTGTTCATGTGCGTCGAGCTGATGCTCAACTCGGTGAACCTGACGCTCGCCGCGGCCGCGCGTCAGTGGGGCAGCGCCGACGGTCAGGTCTTCGTGTTCTTCGTCATCGTCGTCGCTGCCGCCGAGGTCGTGGTCGGACTCGGGTTGATCGTCAACATCTTCTTCCGGCGCGGCACCCTCGACGTCGATGCACCGCGACTGTTGAGGGGCTGA
- the nuoL gene encoding NADH-quinone oxidoreductase subunit L has protein sequence MTSVLLATEASDAGFTAVEASGAAAVAWLIPLLPLIGFVILVFNPRRVREPTAGYVATAAAGLSFAVSVLVFVQLLGQDAEQRTIITELFTWFDVGGFHVDVALLLDPLSAVMLLVITGVGSLIHLYSIGYMHGDERFTTYFAYLNLFLFSMLVLVLGSDLLVLFVGWELVGLCSYLLIGFWFERSEYASAAKKAFIVNRVGDVSFMIGMFLIFNTFGTLAFAGVLPEAGAIAGTATATAIGLLLLGGATGKSAQIPLYVWLPDAMAGPTPVSALIHAATMVTAGVYMIARMSAIYLGSTTALDVVAWIGVATALLAALIAVRQDDIKKILAYSTVSQLGFMFIGVGVGAFAIGIFHLVTHAFFKALLFLAAGSVMHALANEQDVWRMGGLRKHMPITFATSAIAWAAISGIPPFAGFWSKDQILTEAYETGHEAIWALGVAAAILTAFYMTRWLILVFFGQERFGRDLHPHESPSTMTVPLIVLAVLSAVGGVALNPTLQGPLARWLETAVGAFHPEEGMDLLFGLSEPILIALSVVAAAIGIGAAYLLYFRDGPERLTGPVARVLEQRFYVDQFYELIFVKGGGLLSRGVAFVDRWVIDGAVNGAATATRWSAGVTRRVQSGLVRAYVGLLALGTVAVLAVFLVRAG, from the coding sequence ATGACGTCCGTGCTGCTCGCCACCGAGGCGTCCGACGCGGGGTTCACCGCCGTCGAGGCCAGCGGTGCGGCGGCCGTCGCGTGGCTGATCCCCCTCCTGCCCCTGATCGGCTTCGTCATCCTCGTGTTCAACCCGCGGCGCGTACGGGAGCCCACCGCGGGGTACGTCGCGACCGCGGCCGCGGGGCTGAGCTTCGCCGTATCCGTGTTGGTGTTCGTCCAGCTGCTCGGTCAGGACGCCGAGCAGCGCACGATCATCACCGAGCTGTTCACGTGGTTCGACGTCGGTGGCTTCCACGTCGATGTCGCCTTGCTGCTCGACCCGCTGTCGGCGGTGATGCTCCTCGTGATCACGGGTGTCGGCTCGCTGATCCACCTCTATTCGATCGGCTACATGCACGGCGACGAGCGGTTCACCACCTACTTCGCGTACCTGAACCTGTTCCTGTTCTCCATGCTCGTCCTGGTCCTCGGCAGTGACCTGCTCGTGCTGTTCGTTGGCTGGGAGCTCGTCGGTCTGTGCAGCTACCTGCTCATCGGGTTCTGGTTCGAACGCTCGGAGTACGCCAGCGCCGCGAAGAAGGCGTTCATCGTCAACCGTGTCGGCGACGTGTCGTTCATGATCGGGATGTTCCTGATCTTCAACACGTTCGGGACCCTGGCCTTCGCCGGCGTGCTGCCTGAGGCGGGCGCGATCGCCGGGACCGCCACCGCGACCGCGATCGGGCTGCTGCTGCTGGGAGGCGCAACCGGCAAGTCGGCGCAGATCCCCCTGTACGTCTGGCTCCCCGATGCCATGGCGGGTCCGACCCCGGTGTCGGCCCTGATCCACGCCGCGACGATGGTCACCGCCGGGGTCTACATGATCGCTCGGATGTCGGCGATCTACCTCGGCTCCACTACGGCGCTCGATGTGGTCGCGTGGATCGGCGTGGCAACCGCGCTGCTGGCAGCGCTCATCGCGGTTCGGCAGGACGACATCAAGAAGATCCTGGCCTACTCGACCGTCAGCCAGCTCGGCTTCATGTTCATCGGGGTCGGCGTCGGGGCGTTCGCCATCGGCATCTTCCACCTCGTGACGCACGCCTTCTTCAAGGCGCTGCTCTTCCTCGCCGCCGGGTCGGTGATGCACGCCCTCGCCAACGAGCAGGACGTATGGCGGATGGGTGGGCTGCGCAAGCACATGCCCATCACGTTCGCCACCTCGGCGATCGCCTGGGCGGCCATCAGCGGCATCCCACCCTTCGCCGGGTTCTGGTCGAAGGACCAGATCCTCACCGAGGCCTACGAGACCGGGCACGAGGCGATATGGGCCCTCGGTGTCGCAGCCGCCATCCTCACCGCCTTCTACATGACCCGCTGGCTCATCCTCGTCTTCTTCGGCCAGGAACGGTTCGGTCGCGACCTGCATCCCCACGAATCGCCCTCGACCATGACCGTGCCGCTCATCGTCCTCGCCGTCCTCTCCGCGGTCGGTGGCGTCGCGTTGAACCCCACCCTCCAGGGCCCGTTGGCCCGCTGGCTCGAGACGGCTGTCGGCGCGTTCCACCCCGAGGAGGGCATGGACCTGCTCTTCGGCCTGAGCGAGCCGATCCTGATCGCGCTGTCCGTGGTCGCGGCGGCGATCGGGATCGGTGCCGCGTACCTGCTGTACTTCCGGGACGGGCCGGAACGCTTGACGGGACCGGTGGCGCGTGTGCTCGAGCAGCGGTTCTACGTGGACCAGTTCTACGAGCTGATCTTCGTCAAGGGCGGGGGGTTGCTCAGCCGCGGCGTGGCCTTCGTGGACCGCTGGGTGATCGACGGTGCCGTCAACGGCGCCGCGACCGCCACACGGTGGTCGGCCGGGGTCACCCGGCGGGTCCAGTCCGGGCTGGTGCGGGCGTACGTCGGACTGCTCGCCCTCGGGACGGTCGCCGTCCTCGCCGTCTTCCTCGTGCGGGCGGGGTGA